Genomic window (Kosakonia sp. BYX6):
CGCCTGCGCCTGCTCGATCCAAACCGCTTCCATGATTTCGCCCAGTTTGTTGAAGAGCAGAAAAACTACCGTCCGGTTGCCGATGCCGTGGCCCTGCTGCTGGCGGGCGAACACCTGAGCAATGACTCGCTCAATATGCTCAGCGATCTGGTGGGCGAGCAGGATATTGAACCGCTGCTGCAAACCGCCAATAGCGATCGCGAAGGTGCCGCTGCCGCGCGCCAGGAACTGATCACCATGTTGATGGACCGCCACGGCACCAGCCGCGTGCTGTTCCGCAACACCCGTAATGGCGTGAAAGGTTTCCCGAAACGCGAGCTGCACACGGTGAAATTGCCGCTGCCGACGCAGTATCAAACCGCGATTAAAGTTTCCGGCATTATGGGCGCCCAAAAAAGCCAGGAAGAACGCGCCTGCGACATGCTCTACCCGGAACAGATTTATCAAGAATTTGAAGGCGATAGCGGTACCTGGTGGAACTTCGATCCGCGCGTTGAGTGGCTGATGGGTTATTTGACCAGCCACCGCTCGCAGAAAGTGCTGGTGATCTGCGCCAAAGCGGCCACTGCGCTGCAACTGGAGCAGGTTCTGCGCGAACGCGAAGGCATCCGCGCAGCGGTGTTCCACGAAGGCATGTCGATCATCGAACGCGACCGCGCAGCGGCGTGGTTTGGTGAAGAAGACAGCGGCGCGCAGGTGCTGCTCTGTTCTGAAATCGGCTCTGAAGGCCGTAACTTCCAGTTCGCCAGCCAGTTGGTGATGTTCGATCTGCCGTTTAACCCGGATCTGCTGGAACAGCGTATCGGCCGCCTGGACCGTATTGGTCAGGCGCACGACATTCAGATTCACGTGCCTTACCTGGAAAAAACCGCGCAGTCCGTACTGGTGCGCTGGTATCACGAAGGGCTGGATGCGTTTGAGCACACCTGCCCGACCGGCCGCGCGATTTACGACAGCGTTCATGGCGAGTTGATTAATTATCTGGCCGCGCCGGAAAATACCGATGGCTTTGAGCAACTGATCAAATCCTGCCGCGAGCAGCACGATGCGCTGAAAGCGCAACTCGAACAGGGTCGCGACCGCCTGCTGGAGATCCACTCCAACGGCGGCGAAAAAGCGCAGGCGCTGGCGGAAAGCATCGCCGAGCAGGATGATGACACCGGGCTTATCACCTTCGCCATGAACCTGTTTGATATCGTCGGTATCAACCAGGATGATCGCGGCGAAAACATGATTGTGCTGACGCCATCGGATCATATGCTGGTGCCGGATTTCCCGGGCCTGCCGGAAGATGGTTGCACCATCACCTTTGAGCGTGATGTTGCGCTGTCGCGCGAAGACGCGCAGTTTGTCACCTGGGAACACCCGATTATTCGCAACGGTCTGGATCTGATTCTCTCTGGCGATACCGGCAGCAGTACCATTTCATTGTTGAAAAACAAAGCCCTGCCGGTCGGCACGTTGCTGGTGGAACTGATTTACGTCGTTGAAGCGCAGGCACCGAAGCAGTTGCAGCTTAGCCGCTTCCTGCCGCCGACGCCGATCCGTCTGTTGATCGATAAAAACGGCAATAACCTGGCGTCGCAGGTTGAGTTCGAAACCTTCAACCGCCAGCTTAGCGCGGTCAACCGCCACACCGGCAGCAAACTGGTGAACGCGGTACAGCAGGACGTGCATCACATTCTGCAAAAAGGTGAAGCCCAGGTGGCGAGCGCCGCGCGTGAGCTGATTGACGCCGCGCGCAGCGAAGCCGATGAGAAGCTGTCGGCAGAACTGGCGCGCCTGGAAGCGCTGAAAGCGGTCAACCCGAACATTCGTGATGACGAATTGGCCGCTATTGAGAGCAACCGCCTGCAGGTGACGGAAAGCCTCGACCAGGCGAGCTGGCGACTGGACGCGCTGCGTCTGATTGTCGTGACGCATCAATAAACGGAGCCTGTCATGGTAATGGAGCCCTACAATCCGCCGCAGGATCCCTGGCTGGTGATTCTCTATCAGGATGAGCACATTATGGTCGTCAACAAGCCCAGCGGCTTGTTGTCAGTGCCGGGACGCCTGGACGAACATAAAGACAGCGTGATGACACGAATTCAGCGCGATTTCCCGCAGGCTGAATCCGTGCATCGCCTCGATATGGCGACCAGCGGTGTGATTGTGGTGGCGCTCACCAAAGAAGCCGAGCGCGAATTAAAACGCCAGTTCCGCGAACGCGAGCCAAAAAAGCAATATCTGGCGCGCGTCTGGGGCCACCCGGCGAAAGCGGAAGGGCTGGTGGATTTGCCACTGATTTGCGACTGGCCGAATCGCCCGAAGCAAAAGGTGTGTTATGAAACCGGCAAGGCGGCGCAAACGGAGTATGAAGTGCTGGCGTTTGAGGAGGATGGCACCGCCCGCGTGCGCTTAAAGCCGATTACCGGCCGTTCGCACCAGTTGCGCGTACATATGCTGGCGCTGGGCCATCCGATTCTCGGCGATCGCTTTTACGCGCCGCCAGACGTGCTGGCATTGGCGCCGCGTTTACAACTGCACGCGGAAACCTTGACCATCACCCACCCGGCGTTCGGTAACAGCATGACGTTTAAGGCGCCGGTCGATTTCTGACGGTTTTCCCCGGCCTGGCGGTCGGGGAACTTTCGGCTTAGCGGAACCCCTTCTGCTCGCGAATCAATTCGTAAGCTTTTTGAATTTCCTGCGCTTTTTGCTTCGCCATCTCCATCATTTCCGGCGGTAAACCTTTCGCCACCAGTTTGTCCGGGTGATGCTCGCTCATTAACCGGCGATAAGCACGTTTAATGGTGGTGGTATCGTCTGTCGGTTTTACCCCCAGCACATTGCACGCATCTTCCAGCGTCGGGCCGCGTTGCGCCTGCTGCCAGCCCCCGCCGCCAGCCTGTTGCTGTGAAGAGTGATAACCGCCGCCAAACTGCGCCCCGCCCTGCATCATGCGCAGAAACTGATCGAATTGCAGACGCGAGATGCCTAACTCTTCAGCAATGACATACAACACCTGGCGTTCGCTCGGATGCAAAGAGCCGTCAGCAAAGGCCGCCTGGATTTGAATTTCCAGAAACATCCTAATCAAATCAAAGCGTCCGAAGCAGACGCTGCGGAACTGACGCATCTTGTCGCGTAACGGGTAATTATCCGTTTTGCCGACGCGAAAAGCGTGCTGCGCCGCGGTGCGCGACTCACCATGCAGGTTCATGCGATCCATAAACAGGCTCGCGACCTGAATGTCCGCCTCGGTGACGCGTCCTTTCGATTTGGTCAGATGTCCCATCACCTCAAAGGTGGTGGCGAAAAAGAGCGACTGACGTTCACGCTGGTTAGCAAACCACGCCATTTTACGGCTACGCGATTTATCAAAGATATGCCCGATTATTAGCCCAAGCACCGCGCCCCAAAAGCCGCCGCCCATGATAAGAGCGATGACCACACCAACCACTTTCCCCCAATACTGCATATACTCCCCAAATCGTCATGCCGTCGGCTAAAATTTGCTTTATCATACCCGTCATTCTATGCCGTGCACAGGCGCAGGCTTCTTGGATCTGGCTCGAACGCGGGCAGGATTAAAACTAGCGTTGCAAAGGCGAGTAAGTTAGTCTCAGACCGTTTGCCAGCGTAAAGCCACAGATGACGGAACAATAAATACAACGTATGAAAAAACGTATCCCCACCCTCCTGGCCACCATGATTGGCTCCGCCCTCTACAGCCAGCAGGGGATGGCAGCCGATCTTGCCTCGCAGTGTATGCTTGGCGTTCCCAGCTACAACCGCCCGTTAGTTCAAGGCGATGCCAATGATTTACCGGTGACGATCAACGCCGATCACGCAAAGGGCAATTATCCCGACGATGCCGTATTTACCGGCAATGTGGACATAAATCAGGGTAATAGCCGCCTGCAAGCCGATGAGGTTCAGCTTCATCAGCAGCAACCGGAAGGTCAGACAGACCCCGTTCGTACGGTGGATGCTCTGGGTAATGTGCACTATGACGATAACCAGGTCATCCTGAAAGGTCCGAAAGGCTGGTCGAATCTCAACACCAAAGACACCAACGTCTGGGAAGGTGATTACCAGATGGTGGATCGTCAGGGGCGCGGCACCGCCGATCTGATGAAGCAGCGTGGGGCTAACCGCTACACCATTCTCGATAACGGTACATTTACCTCTTGCCTGCCGGGTTCGAACACCTGGAGCGTGGTAGGCAGCGAAGTGATCCAGGACCGCGAAGAACAAGTCGCTGAAATCTGGAACGCCCGCTTTAAACTCGGCCCGGTACCGGTTTTCTATAGCCCGTATCTGCAATTGCCGATCGGTGACAAGCGTCGTTCAGGCTTCCTGATCCCGAACGCCAAATACAGCACCAGTAACTATTTCGAATTCTATCTGCCCTACTACTGGAACATCGCACCGAATATGGATGCGACCATCACGCCGCACTACATTCATAAACGCGGCAATACCCAGTGGCAAAACGAGTTCCGCTATTTGTCACAGGCCGGCCAGGGCCTGATCGAGTTCGACTATCTGCCGTCGGACAAAGTCTATGCCGATGAATACCCGACGGAAGGCGATCGCCACCGTTGGTTGTTCTTCTGGCAGCATTCAGGCGTGATGGACAAAGTGTGGCGTTTCAGCGCCAACTACACCAAAGTCAGCGATCCGCGCTACTTTAATAACTTC
Coding sequences:
- the rapA gene encoding RNA polymerase-associated protein RapA, producing MPFTLGQRWISDTESELGLGTVVAMDARTVTLLFPATGENRLYARSDSPVTRVMFNPGDTVTSHEGWQLTIEDVKEENGLLAYTGTRLDTEESNVVLREVLLDSKLVFSKPQDRLFAGQIDRMDRFALRFRARKYQSEQYRMPWSGLRGQRTNLIPHQLHIAHDVGRRHAPRVLLADEVGLGKTIEAGMILHQQLLSGAAERVLIVVPETLQHQWLVEMLRRFNLRFALFDDTRYAEAQHDTDNPFETEQLVICSLDFVRRNKQRLEHLCDAEWDLLVVDEAHHLVWSEKEASREYLAIEQLAERVPGILLLTATPEQLGMESHFARLRLLDPNRFHDFAQFVEEQKNYRPVADAVALLLAGEHLSNDSLNMLSDLVGEQDIEPLLQTANSDREGAAAARQELITMLMDRHGTSRVLFRNTRNGVKGFPKRELHTVKLPLPTQYQTAIKVSGIMGAQKSQEERACDMLYPEQIYQEFEGDSGTWWNFDPRVEWLMGYLTSHRSQKVLVICAKAATALQLEQVLREREGIRAAVFHEGMSIIERDRAAAWFGEEDSGAQVLLCSEIGSEGRNFQFASQLVMFDLPFNPDLLEQRIGRLDRIGQAHDIQIHVPYLEKTAQSVLVRWYHEGLDAFEHTCPTGRAIYDSVHGELINYLAAPENTDGFEQLIKSCREQHDALKAQLEQGRDRLLEIHSNGGEKAQALAESIAEQDDDTGLITFAMNLFDIVGINQDDRGENMIVLTPSDHMLVPDFPGLPEDGCTITFERDVALSREDAQFVTWEHPIIRNGLDLILSGDTGSSTISLLKNKALPVGTLLVELIYVVEAQAPKQLQLSRFLPPTPIRLLIDKNGNNLASQVEFETFNRQLSAVNRHTGSKLVNAVQQDVHHILQKGEAQVASAARELIDAARSEADEKLSAELARLEALKAVNPNIRDDELAAIESNRLQVTESLDQASWRLDALRLIVVTHQ
- the rluA gene encoding bifunctional tRNA pseudouridine(32) synthase/23S rRNA pseudouridine(746) synthase RluA, with protein sequence MVMEPYNPPQDPWLVILYQDEHIMVVNKPSGLLSVPGRLDEHKDSVMTRIQRDFPQAESVHRLDMATSGVIVVALTKEAERELKRQFREREPKKQYLARVWGHPAKAEGLVDLPLICDWPNRPKQKVCYETGKAAQTEYEVLAFEEDGTARVRLKPITGRSHQLRVHMLALGHPILGDRFYAPPDVLALAPRLQLHAETLTITHPAFGNSMTFKAPVDF
- the djlA gene encoding co-chaperone DjlA; this translates as MQYWGKVVGVVIALIMGGGFWGAVLGLIIGHIFDKSRSRKMAWFANQRERQSLFFATTFEVMGHLTKSKGRVTEADIQVASLFMDRMNLHGESRTAAQHAFRVGKTDNYPLRDKMRQFRSVCFGRFDLIRMFLEIQIQAAFADGSLHPSERQVLYVIAEELGISRLQFDQFLRMMQGGAQFGGGYHSSQQQAGGGGWQQAQRGPTLEDACNVLGVKPTDDTTTIKRAYRRLMSEHHPDKLVAKGLPPEMMEMAKQKAQEIQKAYELIREQKGFR